Proteins encoded by one window of Cyanobacterium stanieri LEGE 03274:
- the brnA gene encoding type II toxin-antitoxin system BrnA family antitoxin has protein sequence MKAEELDLLFDNGEDVLEYFDLDSLKRPGLEMDAMEISFPQWMIEAMEMEAQRIGVDIQAVIKMWIAQRLDAMG, from the coding sequence ATGAAAGCTGAGGAGTTAGATTTATTATTTGACAATGGGGAAGATGTGTTGGAGTATTTTGATCTTGATTCTTTGAAGCGTCCTGGTTTGGAAATGGATGCTATGGAGATTAGTTTTCCTCAATGGATGATTGAAGCGATGGAAATGGAGGCTCAACGAATTGGGGTTGACATTCAGGCGGTGATTAAGATGTGGATCGCTCAGCGATTGGATGCGATGGGTTAG
- a CDS encoding BrnT family toxin, translating to MICRWECQEAQFLWLDVRRVEINAKSEDEPRTMVIGKIKNKHWTAVITYRGDRLRIISVRRSKTKEISLYES from the coding sequence TTGATTTGTCGGTGGGAGTGTCAAGAGGCTCAATTTCTGTGGTTGGATGTCAGGAGAGTAGAAATTAATGCCAAATCAGAGGATGAACCTCGTACAATGGTAATAGGGAAGATAAAGAATAAGCATTGGACTGCCGTAATTACTTATCGAGGTGATAGGCTGAGGATAATTTCGGTAAGACGTTCAAAAACAAAGGAGATTAGTTTATATGAAAGCTGA